The DNA segment ACAGGCTGGACCCGGGAATTGCCCGAAATGCGGTATGTCCCTGGAACCCCAGTCTCCCGCGGCCGCGGGGGAAGAAACGGCTAATCCCGAATTCGAGGACATGCAGCGCCGTTTTTGGGTCAGTACGGTTTTGACCACGCCCCTGCTGGTTCTGGTCATGATCCATATGGTTTCGGCTTTCCATCTGGAAGCGGTGCTTCGCCCCGAGTGGCAGCGCGCATTGGAATTGGCGCTGGCAACCCCCGTGGTCCTATGGGGAGCTTGGCCGTTCTTCCAACGGTTTTGGGCTTCCCTGGTCCATCGTAGCCTCAACATGTTCACCTTGATAGGCCTCGGGGTAGGCGTGGCCTATCTCTACAGTGTCGTGGCCACCCTCGCGCCCGGGATCTTCCCGGTATCCTTTCGAGATGCGCATGGCCAGGTGGGCGTGTATTTCGAGGCCGCCGCCGTCATCGTAACCCTGGTGCTACTGGGCCAAGTCCTGGAACTCCGCGCCCGCAGCCAAACGGGCGCGGCGATCAAGGCCTTGCTGGGGCTCGCGCCCAAGACCGCCCGCCGCGTGCGCGAGGATGGCGTGGAAGAGGAAATCCCCCTGGCCAATGTGCAAGCGGGCGATCTCCTTCGCGTGCGACCCGGCGAGAAAGTGCCCGTGGACGGAAAAGTGTCCGAGGGTTCGAGCGCGGTGGACGAGTCCATGGTGACCGGTGAGCCGATGCCGGTGGAAAAAAAGGCCGGAGATCCGGTCATCGGGGCGACCGTGAATGGCCGGGGATCCTTGATCATGCGCGCGGAAAAGGTCGGCGCGGATACCTTGCTCTCGCAAATCGTCCAGATGGTTTCCGAAGCGCAGAGGAGCCGGGCGCCCATCCAGAAGTTGGCCGATCGGGTTTCCGGTTATTTCGTGCCCATCGTGGTGGCGACTTCCATTCTCACCTTTATCCTATGGGCCTGGCTGGGTCCGCAGCCTGCCTTGGCCTATGCCCTCATCAACGCCGTCTCCGTGCTCATCATCGCTTGCCCATGCGCCCTGGGGCTGGCCACTCCCATGTCCATCATGGTCGCGACCGGCAAGGGCGCCACCTCCGGAGTGCTGTTCAAGAACGCCGAGGCCATCGAAATCCTGCGTCAGGTCCAGGTGCTGATCGTAGATAAGACGGGAACGCTTACCGAAGGCAAGCCGCGTTTCGCGGGGATGGAAACCTTGCCCGGATGGGAGGAAACCGAGGTGTTACGTCTGGCCGCAGGCTTGGAACAGGGGAGCGAACATCCGCTCGCCGAGGCGGTCGTCCATTTCGCGGAAGAGAAAGGCATAGTTATCCCCAGGGTCCATGAATTCCAATCGGTGACCGGCAAGGGGGTACGCGGGAGCGTGGACGGCCATGCGGTGGCCTTGGGCAATCTTCCCATGCTGCGCGAATTGGGTTCGGATCCGGGAATCTTGGCCGATAAAGCGGAAGCGAGACGCAAGGAAGGCCAGACGGT comes from the Fibrobacterota bacterium genome and includes:
- the cadA gene encoding cadmium-translocating P-type ATPase: MKMETHPATAKTEKDPVCGMTVQPGKVAAQAEYGGKTWHFCSRHCHDKFTVAPEKFIPRQPVLDLPLMDSDKGGSQRPSTIYTCPMHPEVRQAGPGNCPKCGMSLEPQSPAAAGEETANPEFEDMQRRFWVSTVLTTPLLVLVMIHMVSAFHLEAVLRPEWQRALELALATPVVLWGAWPFFQRFWASLVHRSLNMFTLIGLGVGVAYLYSVVATLAPGIFPVSFRDAHGQVGVYFEAAAVIVTLVLLGQVLELRARSQTGAAIKALLGLAPKTARRVREDGVEEEIPLANVQAGDLLRVRPGEKVPVDGKVSEGSSAVDESMVTGEPMPVEKKAGDPVIGATVNGRGSLIMRAEKVGADTLLSQIVQMVSEAQRSRAPIQKLADRVSGYFVPIVVATSILTFILWAWLGPQPALAYALINAVSVLIIACPCALGLATPMSIMVATGKGATSGVLFKNAEAIEILRQVQVLIVDKTGTLTEGKPRFAGMETLPGWEETEVLRLAAGLEQGSEHPLAEAVVHFAEEKGIVIPRVHEFQSVTGKGVRGSVDGHAVALGNLPMLRELGSDPGILADKAEARRKEGQTVLFVAVDGRAAALLAVADPIKSSAAGAIAALKRDGLRIVMLTGDNRTTADAVARKLGLDEVIADVLPDQKAAAVKRLQAEGKRVAMAGDGINDAPALAQAEVGIAMGTGTDVAMQSAGVTLVKGDLSGIVRARRLSQATVANIRQNLFFAFIYNALG